Proteins found in one Streptococcus mitis genomic segment:
- a CDS encoding G5 domain-containing protein, with protein MFLLHKAVKQEKGHGYLRKTKLGLLSGIVLTMALGSLFLNSVVSANEQSTNPTTSVQPSQPAGESSQNEFETSTSYAVKEAELKAKVEEVKALGITVNETPVENVGTANTLSEVNPLRKTAEEKVDAEIQSLESAKAEQAQADADRAKIEEIKNNHLIANYVNVKDKIASQVNSRLASDDVNKEMTLSNFTSSEGEVHYLNTGSVDVRTRKGVADALGHDVTTTDPHVTVKTGAANLPGLEELRARDSRAGYNGYIVEAKNGETFTYTVNLDQTSVLTSKYGVASIDTSLRLNYTLPEETKVYAIIRGQAILQEIFVKNLSRRVAGQSDLVKYTKTFTYKDAKGQEIPLDKLLSTILNEQAFGGKSVIKPSDVPEKKIKEFELRSPIGSTGQVLYELRRENSLIGENTISSSNYLNARMPRGQISAYLSQNTFTNKIPKVEIIDPDKALNGVSRDYHLVTYTEVQHKGKVTQKFVDEQGAEIRPSVTSEVKAVGEQITLTHPTDLDFENKRYTFKEQDKQDITEIIKGETVITYVYKQKYENNLPPVETETKIPITTTYVEDKTIDYGTEIVESNGSEGKIVTTTPKIVNELDGTVTDGKPTEKETPMVPKVVKVGTKPTVVETTIPYTTRYVEDSTKDKDYREVTRPGKAGKITTTTTYTLNPNTGAVTPNEPTTITEEAVEEVITVGTKPKVEAPKVEAPKVEAPKVEAPKVEAPKVEAPKVEAPKVEAPKVEAPKVETPKVEAPKVEAPKAETPKVEVPKSKTPTEQSTKETSQTPTSVASKREELPNTGTENHANLVVLGLLGVLSGFGFLAHKKKEVEK; from the coding sequence GTGTTTCTATTGCATAAAGCAGTAAAACAAGAAAAAGGTCATGGTTACCTCCGTAAAACTAAGTTAGGTTTGTTAAGTGGTATTGTCCTAACTATGGCTTTAGGGAGTTTATTTTTAAATAGTGTTGTAAGCGCTAACGAACAATCTACTAATCCAACAACAAGCGTCCAACCAAGTCAACCGGCAGGTGAAAGTTCACAAAACGAGTTTGAAACTAGTACATCCTATGCTGTAAAAGAAGCAGAGTTGAAAGCAAAAGTAGAAGAAGTGAAAGCGCTAGGTATCACTGTAAATGAAACACCAGTTGAAAATGTTGGTACAGCTAATACTCTTTCTGAAGTAAATCCGTTACGAAAAACTGCTGAAGAAAAAGTTGACGCTGAAATTCAGTCTTTAGAATCAGCAAAAGCGGAACAAGCTCAAGCTGATGCTGATCGAGCTAAGATTGAAGAGATTAAAAATAATCACCTTATTGCAAATTATGTCAACGTAAAAGATAAGATTGCAAGTCAAGTGAATTCAAGATTAGCGTCCGATGATGTTAATAAAGAAATGACACTCAGTAATTTTACTTCTTCTGAGGGTGAAGTTCATTATTTAAATACGGGCTCAGTCGATGTAAGAACTAGAAAGGGCGTTGCAGATGCTTTAGGTCATGATGTAACTACGACTGACCCACATGTTACTGTTAAAACTGGAGCAGCTAATCTTCCGGGTTTGGAGGAACTTAGAGCTAGAGATAGTAGAGCTGGCTATAACGGATATATTGTAGAAGCGAAAAATGGTGAAACTTTTACTTACACAGTGAATCTAGATCAAACCAGTGTATTAACATCTAAATATGGTGTTGCAAGTATTGATACAAGTCTCCGTTTGAATTACACTTTACCTGAGGAAACGAAAGTCTATGCAATTATTCGTGGTCAAGCAATTTTACAAGAAATTTTCGTTAAGAACTTATCTAGACGGGTTGCAGGTCAATCGGACTTAGTTAAGTACACTAAGACATTTACTTATAAAGATGCTAAAGGCCAAGAAATTCCGTTAGATAAATTACTCTCTACAATATTAAATGAACAGGCTTTCGGTGGTAAATCTGTAATTAAACCATCAGATGTACCTGAGAAAAAAATTAAAGAGTTCGAATTAAGGTCACCTATTGGCTCAACAGGACAGGTACTATACGAGTTAAGGAGAGAAAATTCTCTTATAGGTGAAAATACGATTTCATCAAGTAATTATCTAAATGCGCGTATGCCAAGAGGACAAATATCTGCTTATTTAAGTCAAAATACCTTCACCAATAAGATTCCTAAGGTTGAGATAATAGATCCAGATAAGGCTTTGAACGGTGTATCTCGTGACTATCATTTGGTGACTTATACAGAGGTTCAACATAAAGGTAAGGTTACTCAAAAGTTTGTTGATGAACAAGGTGCTGAGATTCGACCGTCTGTTACAAGTGAGGTAAAAGCAGTAGGGGAGCAAATTACATTAACTCATCCGACCGATTTGGACTTTGAAAACAAGCGTTACACCTTTAAAGAACAAGATAAACAGGATATTACTGAGATTATAAAAGGTGAAACTGTCATTACCTATGTGTATAAACAGAAGTATGAGAACAACTTACCACCTGTAGAAACAGAAACAAAAATTCCAATTACAACAACTTATGTAGAAGACAAAACAATCGACTATGGTACGGAAATTGTTGAATCGAACGGTAGCGAAGGTAAAATTGTAACTACAACACCTAAAATTGTGAATGAACTTGATGGTACTGTAACTGACGGTAAGCCGACTGAAAAAGAAACTCCTATGGTACCAAAAGTGGTTAAAGTAGGTACGAAACCAACAGTTGTAGAAACAACCATTCCATATACAACACGTTACGTAGAAGATAGTACAAAAGATAAAGATTATCGTGAAGTAACAAGACCTGGTAAAGCTGGTAAAATAACTACTACGACAACTTATACCTTGAATCCTAATACAGGTGCAGTAACACCGAACGAACCAACCACGATTACTGAAGAGGCAGTAGAAGAAGTTATCACAGTAGGTACGAAACCAAAAGTTGAGGCACCAAAAGTTGAGGCACCAAAGGTTGAGGCACCAAAGGTTGAGGCACCAAAGGTTGAGGCACCAAAGGTTGAGGCACCAAAGGTTGAGGCACCAAAGGTTGAGGCACCAAAGGTTGAGGCACCAAAGGTTGAGACACCAAAGGTTGAGGCACCAAAAGTTGAGGCACCAAAGGCTGAGACACCGAAGGTAGAAGTACCAAAATCAAAGACACCAACTGAACAATCGACAAAAGAAACTTCACAAACTCCGACTTCTGTAGCAAGTAAGAGAGAGGAATTGCCTAATACAGGTACGGAAAATCATGCTAATCTTGTAGTCTTAGGACTTCTAGGAGTTTTGAGTGGATTTGGATTTCTGGCACACAAGAAAAAAGAAGTGGAGAAATAG
- a CDS encoding GntR family transcriptional regulator — translation MLPAYMKIHDQIKKDIDEHRWAIGERLPSERDLAEQFEVSRMTLRQAISLLVEEGVLERRVGSGTFVSSTRVQEKMRGTTSFTEIVKSQGKIPSSQLISYRKTIPNEQEVAKLGISPTENIIRMERVRYADQVPLVYEVASIPEKFIKDFKKEEITSHFFQTLQKHGYRIGKSQQTIYARLAKEKIAHYLEVEKGHAILGLTQVSYLEDGTAFEYVKSQYVGERFEFYLENN, via the coding sequence ATGCTACCTGCTTATATGAAAATCCATGATCAGATTAAAAAGGATATTGACGAACATCGTTGGGCTATTGGTGAGAGACTTCCCAGTGAACGAGACTTAGCAGAGCAGTTTGAGGTCAGCCGCATGACCCTCCGCCAAGCTATTTCCCTCTTGGTCGAAGAAGGAGTTTTAGAGCGCCGTGTAGGAAGCGGCACCTTTGTTTCCAGTACTCGAGTACAAGAAAAGATGCGAGGGACAACCAGTTTTACTGAAATTGTCAAATCTCAAGGCAAAATTCCCTCTAGCCAGCTCATTTCTTACAGAAAAACCATTCCCAATGAGCAGGAAGTTGCTAAACTAGGAATTTCTCCTACCGAAAATATTATCCGAATGGAGCGTGTTCGCTATGCCGACCAAGTCCCTCTGGTTTATGAAGTTGCTTCTATTCCTGAAAAATTCATTAAGGATTTTAAGAAAGAAGAAATCACCAGTCATTTCTTCCAAACCTTGCAAAAACATGGCTACCGCATCGGCAAATCACAACAGACTATTTATGCTCGCCTCGCTAAAGAAAAAATTGCCCACTATTTGGAAGTTGAAAAAGGACATGCTATTCTTGGTTTAACTCAGGTTTCCTACCTAGAAGATGGAACAGCTTTTGAATACGTAAAAAGTCAATATGTAGGCGAACGTTTTGAATTTTATCTTGAAAATAATTAA
- a CDS encoding peptidase U32 family protein, translating to MTKILKRPEVLSPAGTLEKLKVAVQYGADAVFIGGQAYGLRSRAGNFTFEQMEEGVQFAAKYGAKVYVAANMVMHEGNEEGAGEWFRKLRDIGIAAVIVSDPALIMIAATEAPGLEIHLSTQASATNYETLEFWKELGLTRVVLAREVSMEELAEIRKRTDVEIEAFVHGAMCISYSGRCTLSNHMSMRDANRGGCSQSCRWKYDLYDMPFGQERKSLKGEIPEEFSMSAVDMSMIDHIPDMIENGVDSLKIEGRMKSIHYVSTVTNCYKAAVDAYLESPEKFEAIKQDLVDEMWKVAQRELATGFYYGTPSENEQLFGARRKIPEYKFVAEVVSYDDTTQTATIRQRNVINEGDQVEFYGPGFRHFETYIEDLHDAKGNKIDRAPNPMELLTIKVPQPVQAGDMVRALKEGLINLYKEDGTSVTVRA from the coding sequence ATGACAAAAATATTAAAACGTCCTGAGGTTTTATCACCTGCAGGGACTTTAGAGAAGCTAAAAGTAGCTGTTCAGTATGGGGCAGATGCTGTCTTTATCGGTGGTCAGGCCTATGGTCTTCGTAGCCGTGCCGGAAACTTTACCTTTGAACAGATGGAAGAAGGTGTCCAGTTTGCGGCTAAGTATGGAGCTAAGGTCTATGTAGCTGCCAACATGGTGATGCACGAAGGAAATGAAGAGGGGGCTGGTGAGTGGTTCCGTAAACTGCGTGATATCGGAATTGCAGCAGTTATCGTATCTGACCCAGCCTTGATTATGATTGCAGCGACTGAAGCACCAGGCCTTGAAATTCACCTTTCAACTCAAGCAAGTGCGACTAACTATGAAACTCTTGAGTTCTGGAAAGAACTAGGCTTAACTCGTGTTGTTTTGGCGCGTGAGGTTTCAATGGAAGAATTAGCTGAAATTCGCAAACGTACAGATGTTGAGATTGAAGCCTTTGTCCACGGAGCTATGTGTATTTCTTACTCTGGTCGCTGTACGCTTTCAAATCACATGAGTATGCGTGATGCTAACCGTGGTGGATGTTCTCAGTCTTGCCGTTGGAAGTACGACCTTTACGATATGCCGTTTGGTCAAGAACGCAAGAGCTTGAAGGGTGAAATTCCTGAAGAATTTTCAATGTCAGCAGTTGATATGTCTATGATTGACCATATTCCAGATATGATTGAAAATGGAGTGGACAGTCTTAAGATTGAAGGGCGTATGAAGTCTATTCACTACGTATCAACAGTGACCAACTGCTACAAGGCGGCTGTGGATGCATATCTTGAAAGTCCTGAAAAGTTTGAAGCGATCAAACAAGACTTGGTGGATGAGATGTGGAAGGTTGCCCAACGTGAATTAGCTACAGGATTTTACTACGGTACACCATCTGAAAATGAGCAGTTGTTTGGTGCTCGTCGTAAAATTCCTGAGTATAAGTTTGTCGCTGAAGTGGTTTCTTATGATGATACGACACAAACAGCAACTATTCGTCAACGGAACGTTATTAACGAAGGCGACCAAGTTGAGTTTTATGGCCCAGGTTTCCGTCATTTTGAAACTTATATTGAAGATTTGCATGATGCAAAAGGCAATAAAATTGACCGCGCTCCAAATCCAATGGAACTCTTGACAATCAAAGTCCCCCAACCTGTTCAAGCTGGAGATATGGTTCGAGCTCTCAAAGAAGGTCTTATCAATCTTTATAAGGAAGATGGAACCAGTGTCACAGTTCGTGCTTAA
- the gla gene encoding aquaglyceroporin Gla: MDFTWAIKYATEFLATALLIILGNGAVANVELKGTKGHQSGWIVIAVGYGMGVMMPALMFGNVSGNHINPAFTLGLAVSGLFPWAQVAPYIIAQVLGAIFGQALVVATHRPYYLKTENPNNILGTFSTISSLDNGSKESHFAATVNGFVNEFVGSFVLFFGALGLTKHFFGAELVSKAQAAINAQVAQATTQGQTIPQEQVTAALDQAKEQVAPFMTSGLGIAHLALGFLVMALVTSLGGPTGPALNPARDLGPRLLHAFLPKSVLGEHKGDSKWWYSWVPVVAPIAAAISAVAIFKFLYL; encoded by the coding sequence ATGGATTTCACATGGGCAATTAAATATGCCACTGAATTTTTGGCTACTGCTCTTTTGATCATTCTTGGGAATGGTGCAGTTGCCAACGTTGAACTTAAAGGTACGAAAGGTCACCAAAGTGGCTGGATCGTTATCGCTGTTGGTTATGGTATGGGGGTTATGATGCCAGCCTTGATGTTTGGTAACGTATCTGGTAACCACATCAACCCAGCTTTCACACTTGGACTTGCAGTAAGCGGTCTCTTCCCTTGGGCACAAGTAGCGCCTTACATCATTGCTCAAGTTTTGGGTGCTATCTTTGGTCAAGCATTGGTTGTGGCAACACACCGCCCATATTACTTGAAAACTGAAAATCCAAACAACATCTTGGGTACTTTCTCAACAATTTCAAGTTTGGATAATGGTTCAAAAGAATCACATTTTGCAGCAACTGTTAATGGTTTTGTAAACGAGTTTGTTGGTTCATTTGTTCTTTTCTTTGGAGCGCTTGGTTTGACTAAACACTTCTTTGGTGCTGAACTAGTATCAAAAGCACAAGCTGCTATCAATGCTCAAGTTGCACAAGCAACTACTCAAGGTCAAACAATTCCTCAAGAACAAGTAACAGCAGCACTTGATCAAGCTAAAGAACAAGTAGCACCATTTATGACATCTGGTCTTGGAATTGCACACTTGGCACTTGGATTCCTTGTTATGGCCTTGGTAACATCACTTGGTGGCCCTACAGGACCTGCCTTGAACCCAGCCCGTGACTTGGGACCACGTCTCCTTCATGCTTTCCTTCCAAAATCAGTTCTTGGTGAGCACAAAGGTGATTCAAAATGGTGGTATTCTTGGGTACCAGTAGTAGCACCGATCGCAGCAGCAATTTCGGCAGTAGCTATCTTCAAATTCCTTTACCTATAA
- a CDS encoding CppA family protein, translating into MNVNQIVRIIPTLKVNNRKLNETFYIETLGMKALLEESAFLSLGDQTGLEKLVLEEAPSMRTRKVEGRKKLARLIVKVENPLEIESLLAKTDSIHQLYKGQNGYAFEIYSPEDDLILIHAEDDRANLVEVGEMPGFQTDLESISLSKFEISMELHLPTDVESFLEVSEIGASLDFIPAQGQDLTVDNTATWDLSMLKFLVNELDIESLRQKFDSTEYFIPKSEKFFLGKDRNNVELWFEAV; encoded by the coding sequence ATGAATGTAAATCAAATTGTACGGATTATTCCTACTTTAAAAGTTAATAATAGAAAATTAAATGAAACATTTTATATAGAAACCCTTGGCATGAAGGCCTTGCTTGAAGAATCAGCCTTTCTGTCACTAGGTGATCAAACAGGTTTAGAAAAGTTGGTTTTAGAAGAAGCTCCAAGTATGCGAACTCGTAAGGTAGAGGGAAGAAAAAAACTAGCTAGATTGATTGTCAAGGTGGAAAATCCCTTAGAAATCGAGTCCTTATTAGCTAAAACAGATTCGATTCATCAATTATATAAAGGTCAAAATGGCTACGCTTTTGAAATTTACTCTCCAGAAGATGATTTGATTCTGATTCATGCGGAAGATGATAGAGCAAACCTAGTAGAAGTAGGAGAAATGCCTGGATTTCAAACAGATTTGGAATCAATTTCTTTAAGCAAATTTGAGATTTCCATGGAATTACATCTCCCAACGGATGTTGAAAGTTTCTTGGAAGTATCTGAAATTGGGGCATCCCTTGATTTTATCCCAGCTCAGGGGCAAGATTTGACTGTGGATAATACGGCTACTTGGGACTTATCTATGCTCAAGTTCTTGGTCAATGAACTAGATATAGAAAGTCTTCGCCAGAAGTTTGATTCTACAGAATATTTTATTCCTAAGTCTGAAAAATTCTTCCTTGGTAAAGATCGAAATAATGTTGAATTGTGGTTTGAAGCAGTATGA
- the guaA gene encoding glutamine-hydrolyzing GMP synthase → MSNISTDLQDVEKIIVLDYGSQYNQLISRRIREIGVFSELKSHKISAAEVREINPVGIILSGGPNSVYEDGSFDIDPEIFELGVPILGICYGMQLLTHKLGGKVVPAADAGNREYGQSTLTHTPSALFESTPDEQTVLMSHGDAVTEIPADFVRTGTSADCPYAAIENPDKHIYGIQFHPEVRHSVYGNDILRNFALNICKAKGDWTMDNFIDMQIQKIRKTVGDKRVLLGLSGGVDSSVVGVLLQKAIGDQLICIFVDHGLLRKGEADQVMDMLGGKFGLNIVKADAAKRFLDKLAGVSDPEQKRKIIGNEFVYVFDDEASKLKDVKFLAQGTLYTDVIESGTDTAQTIKSHHNVGGLPEDMQFELIEPLNTLYKDEVRALGTELGMPDHIVWRQPFPGPGLAIRVMGEITEEKLETVRESDAILREEIAKAGLDRDIWQYFTVNTGVRSVGVMGDGRTYDYTIAIRAITSIDGMTADFAKIPWDVLQKISVRIVNEVDHVNRIVYDITSKPPATVEWE, encoded by the coding sequence ATGAGCAACATTTCAACTGATTTGCAAGATGTAGAAAAAATCATCGTATTGGATTATGGTAGCCAATACAACCAGCTGATTTCACGCCGTATCCGTGAGATTGGTGTTTTTTCAGAATTAAAGAGCCATAAAATTTCAGCTGCTGAAGTTCGTGAAATCAATCCTGTAGGAATCATCCTTTCAGGTGGTCCAAACTCTGTATACGAAGATGGTTCATTCGATATTGACCCAGAAATCTTCGAGCTTGGAGTTCCAATTTTGGGAATCTGTTATGGTATGCAATTATTAACCCATAAACTTGGAGGGAAAGTTGTCCCTGCAGCTGATGCTGGAAATCGTGAATACGGTCAATCAACCCTAACACATACACCATCAGCTCTTTTTGAATCAACACCTGATGAACAGACTGTATTGATGAGCCATGGTGATGCGGTTACTGAGATTCCTGCTGACTTTGTTCGTACAGGTACATCAGCTGACTGCCCATACGCAGCCATCGAAAACCCTGATAAACATATTTACGGTATCCAATTCCACCCAGAAGTTCGTCATTCTGTATACGGAAATGATATCCTTCGTAACTTTGCCCTTAACATCTGTAAAGCTAAAGGCGACTGGACAATGGATAACTTCATTGATATGCAGATCCAAAAAATCCGTAAAACAGTCGGTGATAAACGTGTCCTTCTTGGACTTTCAGGTGGAGTTGACTCATCTGTCGTTGGTGTTCTTCTCCAAAAGGCTATTGGCGATCAATTGATCTGTATCTTCGTAGACCACGGTCTTCTTCGTAAAGGAGAAGCGGACCAAGTTATGGACATGCTTGGTGGTAAGTTTGGTTTGAATATCGTCAAAGCAGACGCTGCTAAACGTTTCCTTGATAAACTTGCTGGCGTTTCTGATCCTGAACAAAAACGTAAAATCATCGGTAACGAGTTTGTCTATGTATTTGATGACGAAGCAAGCAAGCTCAAAGATGTGAAATTCCTTGCTCAAGGTACCTTATATACCGACGTGATTGAGTCTGGTACGGATACTGCTCAAACTATCAAGTCACACCACAACGTGGGAGGGCTCCCAGAAGACATGCAGTTTGAATTGATTGAACCACTCAACACTCTCTATAAAGATGAAGTTCGTGCCCTTGGTACAGAGCTTGGTATGCCAGACCATATCGTATGGCGCCAACCATTCCCAGGACCAGGACTTGCTATCCGTGTCATGGGTGAAATCACTGAAGAGAAACTTGAAACCGTTCGTGAATCAGATGCTATTCTTCGTGAGGAAATTGCTAAAGCAGGTCTTGACCGCGATATCTGGCAATACTTCACAGTTAATACAGGTGTTCGTTCAGTCGGTGTTATGGGTGACGGTCGTACGTACGACTACACAATTGCAATTCGTGCAATCACTTCTATCGATGGTATGACTGCTGATTTTGCTAAAATTCCTTGGGATGTCCTACAAAAAATCTCAGTACGTATCGTAAACGAAGTGGATCACGTTAACCGTATCGTCTACGATATTACAAGTAAACCACCTGCAACCGTTGAGTGGGAGTAA
- the cbpC gene encoding choline-binding protein CbpC: MKLFKKTMQVGLTVFFFGLLAINTVFADTTGGQFVDKDNRKYYVKDDHKAIYWHKIDGKTYYFGDKGEMVVGWQYLEIPGTGYRDDLFDNRPVFEIGLQEKWYYFGQDGALLEQTDKQVLEAKTSENTGKVYGEQYPLSAEKRTYYFDNNYAVKTGWIYEDGNWYYLNKLGNFGDDSYNPLPIGEVAKGWTQDFHVTIDIDRSKPAPWYYLDPKTGIMQTGWYQLGNKWYYLRSSGAMATGWYQEGSTWYYLDAENGDMKTGWYKDGSIWYYLNASNGDMKTGWFQVNGKWYYAYGSGALAVNTTVDGYYVNYNGEWVK, encoded by the coding sequence ATGAAACTTTTTAAAAAAACTATGCAAGTTGGACTGACAGTATTTTTCTTTGGTTTGCTAGCGATAAATACTGTATTTGCGGATACCACAGGTGGTCAATTTGTTGATAAGGATAATAGAAAATATTATGTAAAAGATGATCATAAAGCAATCTATTGGCATAAAATAGACGGTAAAACTTACTATTTTGGTGATAAAGGAGAAATGGTAGTTGGATGGCAATACTTAGAAATTCCTGGAACAGGTTATCGTGATGATTTATTTGATAATCGTCCAGTCTTCGAAATTGGCCTTCAGGAGAAGTGGTACTATTTTGGACAAGATGGTGCTTTGCTAGAACAAACAGATAAACAAGTACTAGAGGCAAAAACGTCTGAAAATACAGGAAAAGTATACGGTGAACAATATCCTCTATCTGCTGAAAAGAGAACTTATTATTTTGATAATAATTATGCTGTAAAGACAGGCTGGATTTATGAAGACGGCAATTGGTATTATTTAAATAAGCTAGGAAATTTTGGCGATGATTCTTACAATCCACTACCAATTGGTGAAGTTGCTAAGGGTTGGACTCAAGATTTTCATGTTACTATTGACATTGATAGAAGCAAACCTGCTCCATGGTACTACTTGGATCCAAAAACTGGAATCATGCAAACTGGTTGGTATCAACTTGGCAATAAGTGGTACTACCTCCGTTCATCAGGAGCAATGGCAACTGGTTGGTATCAGGAAGGCTCAACTTGGTACTATTTAGATGCTGAAAATGGTGATATGAAAACTGGTTGGTATAAAGATGGTTCAATATGGTACTATCTAAATGCAAGTAATGGAGATATGAAAACAGGCTGGTTCCAAGTCAATGGTAAATGGTACTATGCGTATGGTTCAGGTGCTCTAGCTGTTAATACCACAGTAGATGGTTACTACGTAAACTATAATGGTGAGTGGGTTAAGTAA
- a CDS encoding serine hydrolase domain-containing protein encodes MKWTKIIKKIEEQIEAGIYPGASFAYFKDHQWTEFYLGQSDPEHGLQTEAGLVYDLASVSKVVGVGTVFTFLWEKGKLDIDRPVTDFLSESDYPDITIRQLLTHATNLDPFIPNRDLLTAPELKEAMFHLNRRSQPAFLYSDVHFLLLGFILERIFNQDLDLILQEQVFNPWRMTETQFGPVERAVPTVRGVEAGLVHDPKARLLGIHAGSAGLFSTVKDLQIFLEHYLADDFARDLSQNFSPLDDKERSLAWNLEGDWLDHTGYTGTFIMWNRQKQEGVIFLSNRTYEKDERAQWIIDRNQVMDLIRKEE; translated from the coding sequence ATGAAGTGGACCAAGATTATTAAAAAAATAGAAGAACAAATCGAGGCAGGGATTTATCCCGGAGCCTCTTTTGCGTATTTTAAGGACCATCAATGGACGGAGTTCTATTTAGGCCAGAGTGACCCAGAGCATGGCTTGCAGACAGAGGCAGGACTAGTTTACGACCTAGCTAGTGTCAGCAAGGTTGTTGGGGTTGGAACGGTTTTTACCTTCTTGTGGGAAAAAGGAAAATTAGATATTGATAGGCCTGTAACAGATTTTTTATCAGAGAGTGATTATCCAGACATCACTATTCGCCAGCTCTTAACCCATGCTACAAACCTTGATCCGTTTATTCCCAATCGTGATCTTTTAACAGCACCTGAATTAAAGGAAGCGATGTTTCATCTCAATAGACGAAGTCAGCCAGCCTTTCTTTATTCGGATGTCCATTTTTTGCTGTTAGGTTTTATCTTGGAAAGAATCTTTAATCAAGACTTGGATTTGATTTTACAGGAACAAGTTTTTAATCCTTGGAGAATGACGGAAACCCAGTTTGGTCCTGTTGAGCGTGCTGTTCCAACAGTTAGAGGTGTAGAGGCAGGTCTGGTACATGATCCCAAGGCTCGCCTCCTAGGCATACATGCTGGTAGTGCTGGTTTGTTTTCGACTGTAAAGGATTTACAAATCTTTTTAGAACACTATTTAGCAGATGATTTTGCAAGAGATTTGAGTCAAAATTTTTCTCCTTTGGATGACAAGGAACGTTCTTTGGCATGGAATTTGGAAGGAGATTGGCTAGACCATACGGGCTATACAGGTACCTTTATCATGTGGAATCGTCAGAAGCAAGAAGGGGTTATTTTTCTATCGAATCGTACCTATGAAAAGGACGAGAGAGCTCAATGGATTATAGACCGCAATCAAGTGATGGACTTGATTCGCAAAGAAGAGTAA
- a CDS encoding F0F1 ATP synthase subunit C encodes MNLTFFGLCLACMGVSLGEGMLMNGLLKSVARQPDIIAEFRSLMFLGVAFIEGTFFVTLVFSFIIK; translated from the coding sequence ATGAATTTAACATTTTTCGGTCTATGTCTTGCCTGTATGGGTGTATCTCTTGGTGAGGGTATGTTGATGAATGGTTTGTTGAAATCAGTAGCTCGCCAACCAGATATTATCGCTGAGTTTCGTAGTTTGATGTTTTTAGGGGTTGCCTTTATTGAAGGAACTTTCTTCGTAACTCTTGTCTTCTCATTTATTATTAAATAA
- a CDS encoding DMT family transporter translates to MSNSLKGTLLTVVAGIAWGLSGTSGQYLMAHGISALVLTNLRLLIAGGILMLLAYATAKDKMLAFLTDKKSLLSLLIFALIGLFLNQFAYLTAIQETNAGTATVLQYVCPVGILIYSCIKDKVAPTLGEIVSIILAIGGTFLIATHGQLDQLSMTPAGLFWGLFSALTYALYIILPIALIKKWGSSLVIGVGMVIAGLVALPFTGVLLANIPTSLDFLLAFAGIILIGTVFAYTAFLKGTSLIGPVKSSLLASIEPISAVFFAFLIMNEQFYPIDFLGMAMILFAVTLISLKDLLLEK, encoded by the coding sequence ATGTCAAACAGTTTAAAAGGGACTCTATTAACAGTTGTGGCTGGGATTGCTTGGGGATTGTCAGGAACGAGTGGCCAATACCTGATGGCACACGGAATTTCGGCTCTGGTCTTGACCAACTTGCGCCTTTTAATCGCTGGTGGAATTCTCATGCTCTTGGCTTATGCTACTGCAAAGGATAAAATGCTGGCCTTTTTAACGGATAAGAAGAGTTTGCTGTCTCTTCTCATTTTTGCTCTAATTGGTCTATTCCTCAATCAATTTGCCTATCTAACTGCTATTCAGGAGACCAATGCAGGTACCGCGACAGTGCTTCAGTATGTTTGTCCTGTTGGAATTTTGATTTATAGCTGTATCAAGGATAAGGTGGCGCCGACACTGGGAGAGATTGTTTCTATCATATTAGCCATCGGAGGAACCTTCCTGATTGCAACTCATGGGCAGTTGGACCAGTTATCCATGACACCTGCAGGCCTGTTCTGGGGTCTCTTTTCTGCTCTGACTTACGCACTTTATATCATTTTGCCTATAGCCTTGATTAAGAAGTGGGGGAGTAGCTTGGTCATTGGTGTAGGAATGGTCATAGCAGGTTTGGTCGCCCTTCCTTTTACAGGGGTTCTACTGGCCAATATACCGACTAGTCTTGATTTTCTCCTTGCATTTGCGGGCATTATCCTTATCGGGACTGTTTTTGCCTATACAGCCTTCTTAAAAGGAACCAGTCTGATTGGACCGGTTAAGTCAAGCTTGTTGGCTTCAATTGAGCCAATCTCTGCGGTTTTCTTTGCTTTCCTAATTATGAATGAACAATTTTATCCCATTGATTTTCTTGGTATGGCAATGATATTGTTTGCTGTAACTCTGATTTCTTTGAAAGATTTACTCTTAGAAAAATAA